In Puntigrus tetrazona isolate hp1 chromosome 18, ASM1883169v1, whole genome shotgun sequence, one genomic interval encodes:
- the ugt5f1 gene encoding LOW QUALITY PROTEIN: UDP glucuronosyltransferase 5 family, polypeptide F1 (The sequence of the model RefSeq protein was modified relative to this genomic sequence to represent the inferred CDS: inserted 2 bases in 1 codon): protein MDFFFVSSVVLTLSFPVHCGKILVFPHEGSHWVNLNVLIKELHSRGHQITVLRALDSWYISETSPHYVSVTVPVLLGGDEEFYSSFVSRQLQIRRQRQSALTRFRLDLELKEKFSQMHRMICEMVIHIIEKEPKLLEQIRRADFDLMLTDPANGGGAVLARYLSLPLVFNARWTVHGEAHFVIAPSPLSYVPFPLSQLTDSMTFLQRTYNVLFRTVRLFLYQSTVGPHYGALCARYFGPDVHYLELFQAADIWLMTVDFVFEFPRPTMPNVVYVGGFQCRPAKALPGDLEDFVQSSGEHGVVIMSLGTFVGQLPLDIADEIAAAFAQLRQKVIWRYXGARPANLGNNTLLVNWLPQNDLLGHAKTKAFVSHGGNNGIFEAIYHGVPIVGLPLVFDQDDNLFKMKHRGAAKVLDVADVDRRAFKDALQEVLTEPSYRRNMQKLSGLHRDTPVRPLESALFWIEFVVRHGGAAHLRSDSYKMPWYSYYGVDVGAFLALVVSFTLYVIFKACRCLCCRLCAKRKRAKRD, encoded by the exons ATGGATTTTTTCTTTGTCTCGAGCGTCGTTCTAACCCTGAGCTTCccggtgcattgtgggaaaatCCTGGTGTTTCCCCACGAAGGCAGTCACTGGGTGAACCTGAACGTTTTGATCAAGGAGCTTCACTCCAGGGGCCATCAGATCACCGTGTTACGGGCCCTCGACAGCTGGTACATCTCGGAGACGTCGCCGCACTACGTCTCCGTGACCGTCCCGGTTTTGCTGGGTGGGGACGAAGAGTTTTACAGCAGTTTCGTTTCTAGACAACTCCAGATCCGACGGCAGCGGCAGTCGGCTTTGACCAGATTCAGGCTGGACCTGGAGCTCAAGGAGAAATTTTCCCAAATGCACAGAATGATTTGCGAAATGGTGATCCACATCATCGAGAAAGAGCCCAAGCTGCTGGAGCAGATCAGACGGGCCGACTTCGACTTGATGTTGACCGATCCGGCGAACGGAGGAGGTGCGGTTCTCGCGCGCTATCTGAGCTTGCCGCTCGTTTTCAACGCGCGGTGGACCGTCCACGGAGAAGCGCATTTCGTGATCGCGCCGTCTCCCCTGTCTTACGTCCCCTTCCCTCTTTCTCAGTTGACCGATAGCATGACTTTTCTCCAGCGAACGTACAACGTGTTGTTTCGCACCGTTCGTCTCTTCCTTTACCAGAGCACCGTCGGCCCTCATTACGGCGCTTTGTGCGCCCGCTATTTCGGCCCCGATGTGCACTATCTAGAACTGTTCCAAGCTGCCGATATTTGGCTCATGACGGTGGATTTCGTTTTTGAGTTTCCTCGCCCGACCATGCCAAATGTCGTTTACGTCGGCGGCTTCCAGTGCAGACCCGCGAAAGCGCTTCCTGGGGATCTGGAGGACTTTGTGCAAAGCTCTGGAGAGCACGGCGTGGTCATCATGTCTTTAGGAACGTTCGTCGGCCAGCTTCCTCTTGATATAGCCGATGAAATAGCTGCTGCCTTTGCTCAGCTCCGCCAGAAAGTGATTTGGAGATA GGGCGCGCGGCCGGCGAATTTGGGCAACAACACGCTACTGGTTAACTGGCTGCCGCAGAATGATCTTTTAGGACACGCAAAGACCAAGGCTTTTGTGTCTCACGGCGGAAATAACGGAATTTTTGAAGCCATTTATCACGGCGTTCCTATAGTCGGATTACCGCTCGTTTTCGATCAGGATGATAACCTTTTCAAAATGAAGCACAGAGGAGCGGCTAAAGTTCTGGACGTCGCTGACGTAGATAGGCGTGCGTTTAAAGACGCCTTGCAAGAAGTGCTCACCGAGCCGTCCTACAGAAGGAACATGCAGAAACTGTCCGGTCTGCATAGAGACACTCCAGTACGTCCGTTGGAGAGCGCCCTCTTCTGGATCGAGTTTGTCGTGAGACACGGAGGAGCTGCTCACCTGCGCTCGGACTCTTATAAAATGCCCTGGTACTCGTATTACGGCGTCGATGTTGGGGCCTTTTTAGCGCTGGTTGTGTCTTTTACGCTTTATGTCATCTTTAAAGCGTGCCGATGTTTATGTTGCAGATTGTGTGCAAAGAGGAAACGAGCGAAACGGGATTAA
- the LOC122362574 gene encoding calcium homeostasis modulator protein 6, with translation MGSRQQWLTRLKNELSNSPLVSNVAFGFILMGLEKLVELEFECPCNPAWNGVFSSAFFIIPAVMAFALMMIIQGCRCDAWCRRTVSLSSFVPAVVWLILLFLDGQYFACAMTDWHGRFVIVDKAAPQKWCEPIQEESVAPQELMLRSQRLFVESQVIGIVLLIFICLGLVVYVIRESCKQELETQDTDAAEMTLYSSS, from the exons ATGGGAAGTCGACAACAATGGCTCACGAGACTGAAGAATGAGCTGAGCAACAGTCCGCTGGTGTCCAACGTGGCCTTCGGCTTCATCCTGATGGGACTGGAGAAGCTGGTGGAGCTGGAGTTTGAGTGTCCGTGCAATCCGGCCTGGAACGGTGTGTTTTCCTCCGCGTTCTTCATCATTCCCGCCGTCATGGCCTTCGCGCTCATGATGATCATTCAGGGATGCAGGTGCGACGCCTGGTGCAGGAGGACCGTGTCTCTGTCCAGCTTCGTTCCCGCCGTGGTCTGGCTGATCCTGCTCTTCCTGGACGGTCAGTATTTCGCCTGCGCGATGACAGACTGGCACGGGCGCTTCGTGATCGTGGACAAAGCCGCTCCGCAGAAATGGTGCGAGCCCATTCAGGAGGAGAGCGTCGCTCCTCAGGAACTCATGCTGCGCTCACAGCGACTGTTTGTGGAGTCTCAG GTGATCGGCATAGTGCTGCTCATTTTTATCTGTTTGGGACTGGTCGTGTATGTGATCAGAGAAAGCTGCAAGCAGGAGCTGGAAACTCAAGATACCGATGCGGCAGAGATGACGCTCTACAGCTCCAGCTGA